A single region of the Microlunatus panaciterrae genome encodes:
- a CDS encoding aldo/keto reductase produces the protein MSQVPTITLNDGHQIPQLGFGVWQVSTEDIVPAVAKALQVGYRHIDTAAIYGNEEGVGQAIAESGIPREELFVTTKLWNANHAHHDAINAAQESLKKLGLDYVDLYLIHWPTPKNDNYVEAWKALEEIQANGWSRSIGVSNFQIDHLRRTIAESSVVPAVNQIELHPTFAQSDVVAVNDEFGIKTEAWSPLGQAEDLNNATIQQLAETLGRTPAQVILRWHLQKGYIVFPKSVTPARIEENFNVLDFELSTDDVAAIDALDAGNRIGGHPDELN, from the coding sequence ATGTCGCAGGTTCCCACCATCACCCTCAACGACGGCCATCAGATCCCTCAGCTGGGCTTCGGAGTGTGGCAGGTCTCGACCGAGGACATCGTGCCCGCCGTGGCCAAGGCCCTCCAGGTCGGCTACCGCCACATCGACACGGCAGCCATCTACGGCAATGAGGAAGGTGTCGGTCAGGCCATCGCCGAGTCGGGGATCCCGCGCGAGGAGCTGTTCGTCACCACCAAGCTGTGGAACGCCAACCATGCGCACCACGACGCCATCAACGCCGCCCAGGAGAGCCTGAAGAAGCTCGGGCTGGACTACGTCGACCTCTACCTGATCCACTGGCCGACACCGAAGAACGACAACTACGTCGAGGCGTGGAAGGCGCTCGAGGAGATCCAGGCGAACGGTTGGTCGAGGTCGATCGGCGTCTCCAACTTCCAGATCGACCATCTGCGCCGGACCATCGCCGAGAGCTCCGTCGTGCCAGCCGTGAACCAGATCGAGCTGCACCCGACCTTCGCCCAGTCCGACGTGGTGGCGGTCAACGACGAGTTCGGCATCAAGACCGAGGCGTGGAGCCCGCTTGGGCAGGCCGAGGACCTCAACAACGCCACCATCCAGCAGCTGGCGGAGACCCTGGGCCGTACCCCCGCCCAGGTCATCCTGCGCTGGCACCTGCAGAAGGGCTACATCGTCTTCCCGAAGTCGGTCACCCCCGCCCGGATCGAGGAGAACTTCAACGTCCTCGACTTCGAGCTCAGCACCGACGACGTCGCGGCGATCGACGCGCTGGACGCAGGCAACCGCATCGGCGGCCACCCAGACGAGCTCAACTGA
- a CDS encoding cupin domain-containing protein, giving the protein MPRTSKAEAPIALDEPMIEGRYVELGGYTVGFETHKADFDPAPLFAGLPDDRCHCEHWGTVTRGRVIFRYADHDEEFKAGDAYYGAPGHLPLIFAGTELVEFSQTDALRQTNAVLEANMARTQPAEV; this is encoded by the coding sequence ATGCCACGCACCAGCAAGGCGGAGGCGCCGATCGCCCTGGACGAGCCGATGATCGAGGGACGGTACGTCGAGCTCGGGGGCTACACGGTCGGTTTCGAGACGCACAAGGCCGACTTCGATCCGGCACCGCTGTTCGCGGGTCTGCCGGATGACCGTTGCCATTGTGAGCACTGGGGGACCGTGACCCGGGGCCGGGTGATCTTCCGGTACGCCGACCACGACGAGGAGTTCAAGGCCGGTGACGCCTACTACGGCGCGCCCGGTCATCTGCCGCTGATCTTCGCCGGTACCGAGCTCGTCGAGTTCAGTCAGACCGATGCTCTGCGGCAGACCAATGCCGTCCTGGAGGCGAACATGGCGCGCACTCAGCCGGCGGAGGTCTAG